DNA from Micromonospora nigra:
CGTGGTGCTCGGTCTACCTGGATGCCTCCATGGACACCGAGGACGCCCATGCGGCCCTCGATCTTCGCTGGCGCGGCCTGCAGCGTCAACTGGTCGAGCAGGGTGCCGACGACGCGTCGCTGAACGCACTGGACCGGGTGGTCCGGGGGCACGACCCGATGGCGGGCGACTACGGCATCGCCGTGTTCGCCAGCGGGGGCCGGGTGGCGCTGTCGGAGTACCTGTCCGCGCCGCCGCTGAGTGACCTGGCCGCGTACGGGCCGTTGCCGCACGTGATGCCACTGCTCGCCCAGCGCGGCGAACAGGTGGCCTGGGTGCGGGTGCTGGCGGACCGCACCGGCGCCGACGCGACGGCGGTCAGCGCCGGCGGCATTCCCCGGCGGGCCCACGTCGACGGCCGGGAGGACTTCCCGCTGCGCCGGGTGCAACCCGGTGGCTGGTCGCAGTCCCGCTACCAGCGGGCCGCCGTGGAAGCGTGGCACCACAACGCCGGCGACGTCACGGCGGCCACCGTCGAACTGGCCGAGAAGGTCGGTGCGGAGGTCGTCGTGGTGGCCGGCGACATCCGGGCCACCGGCATGATCGCCGCCCAGATGCCGGACCGCTGGCAGGACATGGTGGTACGCACCGACGCCGGCTCCCGGGCCGGGGGCGCCGACCCCACCCTGCTGGACGACCTCACGGTGCAGACCGTCGCCGAGGTCGCCGACCAGCGGATCTCGGCGGCACTCGACCGGTTCGGCATGCAGGAGGACGTCGGCGCGGGCCTGGAAGCCGTGGTGGCGGCGCTGCAGCGCAACCAGGTCGACACGATGCTGATCGTCGACGACCCGTCGGCCGTCGGTGAACTGTGGATCGGGCCGCAGCCCACCGACATCGCCACCGACCCGGGGCAGCTCGCGGCCATGTCCGTGGCGCAGCCGCAGCGGGTCCGCGCCGACGCCGCCCTGGTCCGGGCGCTGGTCGGCACCGACGCGAAACTGACCGTGCTGGGCCCCGACGAGGCCCCCGACCTGACCGACGGGGTGGGCGCGGTGCTGCGCTACGTCGACCCCGCCACCCCGGGGCGCGCCGATGGCTGAGCACACCGTCGCCGACGTGGTGGTCGAACGCCTGCGGGCCTGGCGGGTGCCGCGGGCGTTCGGCTACCCGGGGGAGGCCGTCGCACCCGTGGTGCGGGCCCTGGACGACGCGGGCGGCGACCCGGAGTTCGTCCCGGCCCGCCACGAGGAGACCGCCTCCTTCATGGCCACCGGGCACGCCAAGTTCACCGGCGGCATCGGCGTCTGTCTCGCCACCCAGGGGCCCACCGCCGTGCAACTGCTCAACGGCCTGTACGACGCCAAGCTGGCCAGCAAGCCGGTGGTGGCGATCATCGGCGAGGACGTCTCCGGACCGCTCGGCGGCGCGCACCAGGAGATCGGCCTGAGCCGGCTGTTCGCCGACGTGTGCAACCAGTTCGTCCGGTACGTCGGCACCCCCGCCCAGGTGCCGTCCCTGCTCGACGAGGCGTTCCGCACCGCCGCGGCCACCCGCAGCCCCGTCTGCGTGGTGCTGCCCCGGCACCTCCAGGAGTCCGCCGTGCCGGACCTGCAGCCGTACGCCACCGGGTTGCTCACCGCCACCCCCGGCGAGCCGCTGGCCCGGGTGCTGCCGCACGACGCGGACCTGGACGCCGCCGCGCACCTGCTGGGCAACGGGCAGCGCACCGCCATCCTGGTGGGGCAGGGGGCCCGCAACGCGGCGCCGGAGGTGGTGGCCCTGGCCGACCGGCTCGGCGCGGGGGTGGCCGTCTCGCTGCTGGGCAAGCCGGTGCTCGACGAGCGGCTGCCCTTCCACACCGGGGTGCTCGGCGAGGTCGGCACCTCGGCCGCCGCCGAGCTGATGGGCGGCTGCGACACCCTGCTGCTGGTCGGCACCAACGACCCGTGGACCGACTACTACCCGCTGCCCGGCCAGGTGCGCACCGTGCAGATCGACATCGACGGCCGGCGGGTCGGCTCCCGCTACCCGGTCGACGTGCCGCTGGTCGGCGACGCGGCCGAGACGCTGCGGGCGCTGCTCACCCGGGTGCCCGACCGCCCCAGACCGTCGTGGCGCGCGACGGTGGAGGGCTCCGTGGACCGGTGGCGCGGCGAGGCCGCCGGCCGGGCCGACCTCCCCGCCGAACCGCTGAATCCGCAGCTCGTACTCCAGGAACTGTCCGCCCGGATGCCCCGCAGCGGGGCCGTCGCGGTGGACGTCGGTGCGGTCCTCTACTGGTACGCCCGCCACCTGCGCCTGCCGGTCGGGGTCAACGCGCAGCTGTGCGGCACGCTCGGCTCGCTCGGCTGTGCCCTGCCGTACGCGGTGGCGGCCAAGCTCGCTGCGCCCGACCAGCCGGTGGTGGCGCTCGTCGGCGACGGAGCGATGCAGCTCAACGGCCTGGCCGAGCTGATCACGGTGGCGCAGCACTGGCACCGGTGGCCGGATCCACGGCTGGTCGTGCTGGTGCTCAACACCCGCGACAACTCCGGTGCCGGCCGCTCCCGGCACCTGCCCGCCGACGCCACCCGGCGGCACGTCGACGTCCCGTACGCCGGTTGGGCGCGTCTGCTCGGGATGCACGGGGTCCGGGTGGACCGCCCGGACCTGGTGGGCGCGGCGTGGGACGAGGCATTGGCCGCCGACCGCCCCTGTGTGCTGGAGGCGGTGGTCGACCCCGCCGTCGACCTGGCGCCGCCGCAGCCGGCCTTCGTCGACCTGCGCGGCATCGTCGCCGACGGGGACGCCGCCCGGATGGTCCGCGACCGGGTGCTCGGCACCCAGGTGGCCGTCGAGGCCGACGACCTCGTTTAACGGTGCCGGGGCAGGGCACCACTGGTCTCGGTCAACCCTGGAGGTCGAATGTCCACGCCCACCGATCGGCGGTACGGTCCCGCCCCGCTGCCGCAGCCCCGCGGCCCCGTCTCCGCGGCCCTGCGCGCGTCGCTGTGTCGGGCCCCGCACGACCTGCCGGCCGGGCTCGCCGGGTGCCTCGACGGGACCGACCCGCTCGTCGACGAGGACCTCCAGCTCACCCTGTTCCTCTGCTACGAGCTGCACTACCGGGGCTGGCGTGGCGTCGCCGACGACTGGGAGTGGCAACCGTCCCTGCTGGCGCTGCGGGCGTCCGCCGAGCGCACGTTCGAGTCGGCGGTGCGCGACCTGGTGGGGACGCCGCCGCCGGTGTCCGCCGGACGGGTGCCGAAGGCCCTCGCCGACCTGGCGGCCGCCGACGACGGTCCGGCCCTGGCCGCCACCCTGCAACGGCGGGCCACACTGGAGCAGTTCCGCGAGTTCGTCACCCACCGCTCGATCTACCACCTGCGCGAGGCGGATCCGCACAGCTGGGGTCTGCCCCGCCTCGGCGGGCCGGCGAAGGCCGCCCTGGTGGAGATCCAGATGGACGAGTACGGCAACGGCCGCGCCGAGCGCATGCACGCCGAGCTGTTCCGTCGCACCCTGGGCCGGCTGGGCCTGGACACCGGCTACGCCGCCCACCTCGACGCGGTGCCGGCGGTCACGCTCGCCACCAACAACCTGATGTCACTGTTCGGGCTGCACCGTCGGCTGCGCGGGGCGTTGCTGGGCCACCTGGCCGCGTACGAGATGACCTCGTCGCTGCCGAACCGGCGTTACGGCAACGGGCTGCGCCGCCTCGGGTTCGACGAGGCGGCCACGCGCTTCTACGACGAGCACGTGGAGGCCGACGCCGTGCACGAGCAGATCGCCGCCCACGACCTGTGCGGTGGCCTGGTCCGGCAGGAACCGGCGCTGGCCGGCGACGTGCTGTTCGGCGCGGCGGCGGCAATGGCCCTGGACGCCCTGTTCGCCGCCCACCTCCTCGACTGCTGGGCGGCCGGCGGCTCCTCGCTGCGCCGCACGATCCCGGCTGCGGCCTTCCCGGCGGTGGCCGGTGCGTCGGTGGCTTCCCCGGCGGGGGCCGGTCCGTCGGTGTCCGGTCCGACCCGGCTCAGAGAAGCGGCCTGACCGCCGGCCGGGCGCTCAGCCGCGGAAGTTGACCGCCTTGTGGGTGCCGTCGCAGAAGGGCTTGAGGGCGGACTTGCCGCACCGGCACAGGGCGACCGTGCGGCGGCGTGCGTCGATCGGCTGGCCGTCCGGGGTGACCAGGGTGAAGTCGCCCCGCACCAGCAGCGGGCCGTCCTCGTACGGGGTGATGGTGGCGCCGGTCGGCTCGTCGTCTGCCTGCATGGGCGGTGAAGTGCCCGGGAGGGCGGCGGTGAAACCGTCCGGCGGCTCATCCCCGGCGCTGCCGCACGCCACGACGCCCGGCCGGGGATGTCCGGGCCGGGCGTCGCGGTTCGGCTCACACCGTGGTCGTGCGGTCGATCAGGGCTGCGTCACGGGGTGGTGATGCCCAGCGTGTAGCTGCCGGACCCGCTGTACGACTCGACCTGGTAGCGGTAGTAGCCGGCGGTGCCGTTGTAGCTCAGGGTCTCGTCCCCGCTCGGGGTGTACGCCCCGGCGACCTGGACCCAGCCGCTGCCGCTCCACTTCTGCAGGTAGAGGTCGAAGTCGGCGCTGTTCGGGCCGTCCAGGCAGGCCCGGTGGGTGCCCGAGGCCGAGTAGTAGTAGCTACCGTTGGGCTGGATCTGCTGGCCGCCCGAGGAGAGCGAGCCGGTGTAGGTCGACTCGTAGCCGCTGCACCCGGTGGGCGGAGGCGGCGGGTTGCCGCCACCGCCGCTGGTGCGCAGCGTCAGGCCGTAGCGGGACAGGATCTCGTTCACCGGCTGGAAGTAGGTCGTCCCGCCGGAGGTGCAGTTGCCGGACCCGCCGGAGGTGACGCCCTGCGCCTGCTGGCCGGAGAGCCACGAGCCGCCCGAGTCGCCCGGCTCGGCGCAGGCGTTGGTGCGGGTCATCCCGGTGACCGCGCCCTCGGCGTAGTTCACGGTCTGGTTCTTGGCCTGGATGGTGCCGCAGTGCCAGCCCGTCGTCGAGCCGGAGCGGCAGACCGCCGCGCCGATCGCGGCCTCGGTGGAGCCGGCCACGGTCACGTTGCCACCGGCGTAGTTGTTCACCCACGGCTGCGGGGTCCAGTTGGAGTTGGTGGAGACCCAGGCGTAGTCGTTGCCGGGGAACGAGGAGCCCTGGAAGGTGCCCTGCGCCACCCGGTTGTAGCCCTGGGTCGCGGTGCCGACGGTGCCGCAGTGGCCGGCGGTGACGAACCCGCCGGTGACGGCGAAGCCGACGGAGCAGCGGCCACCCATGTAGTAGGCGTCGCCGCCGCGTACGTCGTACAGGGGTCGCGGCGCCTCGGTGGTGCCGACGATCCGGACGGCCGACTTGTCGACCTTGCTGGCCTTGACGAACGCCTCCGCGGCCGCGGCGTCACCGCGGGCGAGCACCACCACCGTGTTGCTGGCGACGTCGACGTACCAGCCGGGAACGGCCGCGGACGCCTTGCGGGCGGCGCGGTCCAGGCCCGCCTTGACCCGGTCGAGCTGGGCGGCGCTGCGTCCGACGACGGTGGTGCGGGCGGCACCGGCGGCCTTGGCCCGGTCGGCGGCGCGCTTGTTCGTCACGGCCACGACGAGGCCGCCGTCGGCGGCGTCCAGCCAGCCGCCGGCGTACGACGCGCCGAGGGAGCGGCGCAGCTTGGCGTCGGTGCGGCTGCCCTTCTCGTCCTTGACGATCCTGGTCCGCGCCTCAGTGGTGGTCAGGCCGAGGTCGCGACGCATCGCGGCGAGCATGTCGGGCGTGGCGGCGGCGCCGCTGGCCTCGACGGAGCTGCCGGCCGGCTCGCCGGCCGCCGAGGCGGTCGGGGGATTGACGGCGAGTAGGCCGACAGGCAGCAGCAGGGCTGCCGCCACGGTGGCGAATCTTCGCATCTTCGATGTCTCCGATCCTGGGGGGACAGGTTGTGACGGGGTTTCTCGGGGTTTCCCGGCGGTGTACGCCGTGGGAATGTCGCCACCCTAAATCGATACGTCCGGATGAAGATAGATCACGTCTCGCTCATACCGCCGGTGGACGCGTCGCCCCGACCCGCAGTGTGTGCGGTGGTCCGGGCCCTGCCGACGCCGGTGGGCCGGTGCGCCGCGGGCCGCCCACGCGTCGTCGTCCGGCCCGGGAGTCGCCATGGTCCCGGGACCGGCGAACCGCCGACGATCACCTGATTGATCCCGCTCAGCCGTGGATGCCCTGTTTGAACCGCATCGGGGCGGGAAGCCGGGCCGCGTGGTGAGCGAACGAGGCAAGGGGGGCCCGGTGCACGCGGTGCGCAAGGGGCTGACGGCCGACGGCGCCGGCCTGGCCGGCGACCGGGTCGTGGCGGCCGGCAGCGCGGCGCGCATCCTGGTCGCCGCCACGGCGCGGGCGTTGCGCGGCGAGGACTGCGCCGACCTCGGGCACGTGGGGCCGCTGTCCCGTTTCGTCGGCGCCCCCGAGCCCGTGCGGCGTGCCGCCGCCACCCGGGCCGCGGGCCGGGTGGCGCTGACCGCCGGGCAGACGGCGGAGGTCGACGCGGACCGGGTGGCCCGCTGGTTCACCGACCAGTACCCGCGCCGCCGCTGGCCCGGTCTGCTGCTCGGCTCGCCCCACGGGGCGGCGGCGCACCTCGCGGTCGCCCTGGGCGTGCCCTGGCTGCCCGCCGGCTTCGAGATGACCGCACACTGGGCCGGGGGATCCGTGGACCGGCCCCGCGCCGCCCTGGACCACGGTGCCGCCCTCACCGCCCGGCTGCTGGCCGCCAACCCCGACCTGCACGTCCGGCAGGTGCACTGCCCGGCCAGCCGGGGCGCGCTGGCCGGGGCCACGGTGTCGCTGGCCGCCCGGTGGCTGACCCTGCCGGCCGCGTACCGCAGGTTCCTGGCCGACCGGCTGGAACCCGGCGCGCCGGTGCTGCTGCTGTCCGATGCGCGCACCTGGCCCGTGCTGGACTCCGCGCCCGGCCACAGCTTCCAGGTGGGCTGCCCGGCCAGCGGCCTCGACCCGGTCGACTTCCACCCCGACAGCCACAACCTGCGGCAGGTGCTGCGGGCCGCAGGTGGCGACGACACCCCGTGGGAGCCACCCGAGGTCGGCGCCCCGCCGGGATACGCCGAACACGGCGTGGAGTCCGGATTCGACCACCACGTCCGGGAGTGGACGGGCCGGCACGGACATCCCCTGCACCGCATCCACGTTCCGTGGCCCGAGGCCCTCAGCGCCGCCATCGCCGACCTGTACAGGCGTTGGCTGCGTGCCGCCGGGAAGACCGGTGACCGCCTCGTCGTCGAGTGCGGTCGGCTGCTGGACCCGTGGCAGGTCGTCCGGGCCGGGATGGTGCCGTACTGGTGCGAGAACGCGACCCGGCGCAGCGTCGAGGGCGTCGAGTGGTGGCTGGCCGGCAGCGAACCGTTCAGTTCGGTCGACGTGCTGCCCGAGCCGCCGGGGATGCGCTCGCCCGCCCTCGCCGGGCTGCCGCAGTGGCTGGCCGTGGCCGGTTTCGGTCACCGCCGGCGGGCGTTGGACCGCGCTTCCGCCCGGGGCTACCCGGTCAGCTCCGTACCCACCCGGCGGGCCACGGAGGTGCTGCGGGCGCAGCCGTACGACCTGCCCACGCCGAAGCCACTGGCCGTGCCGGAGGCCCTCGCCGGGCTGCGGGAGGGCGGCGCGGCCCAGGGCCTGCTGGTCTGTTGAGGCGGTCCTGCCGAAACATCCTCGCGAACCCGTGCTCCCGTGATTGAGTACCTACGGAGCGGGAACACCGCTGGCTGCGACGGCCTGATCACGCCGCGCGGCGCAGCGCCGTCACCCGCTGGCATCCCAATCACGTAACCCACTTCCGGCCCGGTGCGTGGGACGACCCCACGCGCACGACCGGTTCCTGAGTTCCGGGCGGGGGACCTTCCTGAGGGAGGCGCGGATGTTCGGACAGACCACCACGACCACACCACCACCCAGCGATCGCGGCCTGGAGGACCTGGACGCCGCAGCGCTGGCGTACGCGGCACGGATCGAGGGCCTGCCACCGGAGCGACACCCGGAGGCCCGCGACGACCTGGTGCGCTTCGCGCTGCCGTTCGCCGGGCGGCTCGCCCGCCGCTACCGGGGCAGGGGCGAGCCACTGGAGGATCTGGAGCAGGTCGCCCGCCTCGGCCTGGTCAACGCCGTCGACCGGTACGACCCGGAGCGCGGTTCGTTCACCGCGTACGCGGCGATCACCATCGTGGGTGAGATCAAGCGCCACTTCCGCGACCGCACCTGGGGTGTGCACGTGCCCCGCCGGCTGCGCGACCTGATCCTGGAGGTGGGGCAGGCGACCTCGGCGCTGACCAGCGAGTTGTCCCGGGCCCCGTCGGTGGCGGAGCTGGCGAAACGGCTGGAGACCCCGGAGGAGGAGATCCTCGCCGCGCTGGAGTCGGCCGCCGGATACAGCCCGGCATCGCTCAACGCGCCGGTCGGCGGGGAGAGCTCCGCCGAGTTCGGTGACCTGGTCGGCGAGTCCGACAACGCCCTGGAGTCCGTCGATGACCGGGTGACGGTCACCGGCCTGCTGCACCGGTTGCCCTGGCGGGAACGCCGGATCCTGGCGATGCGCTTCTACGGCAACCAGACCCAGGCCGAGATCGCGGCCCGGTTCGGCATCTCCCAGATGCACGTGTCCCGCCTGTTGTCGCGGGCCCTGACCTGGCTGCGGCAGGCGATGCTGGCCGATGCACCACCGCCGTGGCAGAACGGCACCGCCGAGGCCGAGACCACCAGGACGCGGATCTCCGTGCGACAGAACGGCGACCGGGTGGTCGTCGAGGTCGGCGGCGAGGTCGACCGGGACGGTGCGGCCCAACTTCGCCGCGCGATGCTGGAGGCGGTGACCGGGCAGCCGTCCGAAGTGGTGGTGGACCTGGTCGGCGCGGGTGGGTTCGACGCGGGTGGGATCGCCGCGCTGGTGGCCGGCCGGGAGGCCGCCGCGCGCACGGGGGTGCCGCTGCGGTTGACCCGGGTGCAGCCGGCCGTCCGTCGCTCGCTGACGGCCGCTGGCCTGGCCCCGGCCCGCGAGGGCTGACCGACGCCGAAGGGGGCCGCCACCGCACGGTGCCGGCCCCTTCCCGCGCGTACGCGTACCGCGTCACCGGTCCGGTTCGTCGCCGCCGTCGCTGTGGGGGTGCCGCCAGCGGGGCGGGGTCTGCCGGGGCCTGCGGTCGGAGTCGAGGGGGTTGGGGTTCTCGTCCTCGTCCGGCGCGTCGCTGTCGGCGAAGCTGGGCCGGCGGACGTCCTCGGGCTCCGGCACCTCCACGGGCCGGGCGCCGGACTGCGGTGCCGGTTGGTACTCCACCGCGTCGCGGGCACCGCGTGCCCCGCCGGCGGCCGGGGACTCGGGCCGGTGCTTCTCCATGTGCAGTTCCTCGTGGAACTCCTGCGGTGGCTTGGTGGTGCGCTGCGGCAGGTCGCGGCCGAGGTCGGCGACGAGTGGGCCGTACTTGGCGTCGAAGGCGGGTCGCTCGGAGCGGATCCGGGGCATCCGGTCGAAGTTGCGCAGCGGCGGCGGGCAGGTGGTGGCCCACTCGAGGGAGTTGCCGAAGCCCCACGGGTCGTCCACGGTGACCATCGCGCCGTACCGCCAGGACTTCCAGGCGTTCCAGATGAAGAACAGGGTGGAGGCGCCGAGCACGAAGGAGAAGATGCTGGAGATCGTGTTCAGCGTCGTGAAGCCGTCGCTGGGCAGGTAGTCGGCGTACCGGCGGGGCATGCCCTCGCTGCCCAGCCAGTGGTGCACCAGGAAGGTGCCGTGGAAGCCGAGGAACATCGTCCAGAAGTGCACCTTGCCGAGCCGCTCGTCGAGCAGTCGGCCGGTCATCTTCGGCCACCAGAAGTAGAAGCCGCCGAAGAGGGCGAACACCACCGTGCCGAACAGCACGTAGTGGAAGTGCCCGACGACGAAGTAGGTGTCGTGGGTGTGCCAGTCGACCGGCGGGCTGGCCACCAGCACCCCGGTCAGTCCGCCGAACAGGAAGGTCACCAGGAAGCCGATGGCGAACAGCATCGGCGTCTCGAACGTCAGTTGCCCCTTCCACAGGGTGCCGATCCAGTTGAAGAACTTCACCCCGGTCGGCACCGCGATGAGGTAACTGAGGATGCTGAAGAACGGCAGCAGCACCTGCCCCGTGGCGAACATGTGGTGCGCCCAGACGGTCATGGAGACCACGGTGATCGCGATGGTGGCCAGCACCAGCCCGGTGTAGCCGAAGATCGGCTTGCGGGAGAAGACCGGGATGATCTCGGTGATGATGCCGAAGAACGGCAGCGCGATGATGTAGACCTCCGGGTGACCGAAGAACCAGAACAGGTGCTGCCACAGCATCGGGCCGCCGGTGTCCGGGTTGAAGACCTGCGCGTCGAGCAGGCGGTCGGCCAGCAGGGCGAGCAGGGCGGCGGCCAGCAGCGGGAACACCAGGATCACCAGCACGCTGACGAACAGCATGTTCCAGGTGAAGATCGGCATTCGGAACATGGTCATCCCCGGCGCGCGCAGCGTCAGGATCGTGGCGATCAGGTTCACCGACCCGAGGATCGTGCCGAGACCGGAGATGACCAGGCCGGTGATCCACATGTTGGCCCCCGTGCCGGGGGAGTGCTCCACGGTGCTCAGCGGCACGTAGGCGGTCCAGCCGAAGTCCGCCGAGCCCTGCGAGGTGAGGAAGCCGCCGATGACCATCAGCCCGCCGAACAGGTACAGCCAGTACGCCAGAGCGTTCAGCCGGGGGAACGACACGTCGGGCGCGCCGATCTGGATGGGCACCAGGTAGTTGGCGAAGCCGAACGCCGCCGGGGTGGCGAACAGCAGCAACATCACCGCGCCGTGGGAGGTGAACATCTGGTTGTACTGCTCGGCGGAGAGCAGTTGCAGGCCGGGACGGGCCAGTTCGGCCCGGATCAGCATCGCCTCCAGCCCGGCGACGATGAAGAACCCGAACGAGGTGAGCAGGTAGAGGATACCGATCTGCTTGTGGTCGGTGGTGGACAGGAACCGGCGCAGCGAGTTGCCCGGGACGGGCGTACGCAGGGGGCCGGGGTAGCCGCCGAAGTGGGCCGGCGCAAGAACAGCCGGC
Protein-coding regions in this window:
- a CDS encoding Vms1/Ankzf1 family peptidyl-tRNA hydrolase is translated as MQLSFLRPLYDRPGPWCSVYLDASMDTEDAHAALDLRWRGLQRQLVEQGADDASLNALDRVVRGHDPMAGDYGIAVFASGGRVALSEYLSAPPLSDLAAYGPLPHVMPLLAQRGEQVAWVRVLADRTGADATAVSAGGIPRRAHVDGREDFPLRRVQPGGWSQSRYQRAAVEAWHHNAGDVTAATVELAEKVGAEVVVVAGDIRATGMIAAQMPDRWQDMVVRTDAGSRAGGADPTLLDDLTVQTVAEVADQRISAALDRFGMQEDVGAGLEAVVAALQRNQVDTMLIVDDPSAVGELWIGPQPTDIATDPGQLAAMSVAQPQRVRADAALVRALVGTDAKLTVLGPDEAPDLTDGVGAVLRYVDPATPGRADG
- a CDS encoding thiamine pyrophosphate-binding protein, with translation MAEHTVADVVVERLRAWRVPRAFGYPGEAVAPVVRALDDAGGDPEFVPARHEETASFMATGHAKFTGGIGVCLATQGPTAVQLLNGLYDAKLASKPVVAIIGEDVSGPLGGAHQEIGLSRLFADVCNQFVRYVGTPAQVPSLLDEAFRTAAATRSPVCVVLPRHLQESAVPDLQPYATGLLTATPGEPLARVLPHDADLDAAAHLLGNGQRTAILVGQGARNAAPEVVALADRLGAGVAVSLLGKPVLDERLPFHTGVLGEVGTSAAAELMGGCDTLLLVGTNDPWTDYYPLPGQVRTVQIDIDGRRVGSRYPVDVPLVGDAAETLRALLTRVPDRPRPSWRATVEGSVDRWRGEAAGRADLPAEPLNPQLVLQELSARMPRSGAVAVDVGAVLYWYARHLRLPVGVNAQLCGTLGSLGCALPYAVAAKLAAPDQPVVALVGDGAMQLNGLAELITVAQHWHRWPDPRLVVLVLNTRDNSGAGRSRHLPADATRRHVDVPYAGWARLLGMHGVRVDRPDLVGAAWDEALAADRPCVLEAVVDPAVDLAPPQPAFVDLRGIVADGDAARMVRDRVLGTQVAVEADDLV
- a CDS encoding iron-containing redox enzyme family protein, whose protein sequence is MSTPTDRRYGPAPLPQPRGPVSAALRASLCRAPHDLPAGLAGCLDGTDPLVDEDLQLTLFLCYELHYRGWRGVADDWEWQPSLLALRASAERTFESAVRDLVGTPPPVSAGRVPKALADLAAADDGPALAATLQRRATLEQFREFVTHRSIYHLREADPHSWGLPRLGGPAKAALVEIQMDEYGNGRAERMHAELFRRTLGRLGLDTGYAAHLDAVPAVTLATNNLMSLFGLHRRLRGALLGHLAAYEMTSSLPNRRYGNGLRRLGFDEAATRFYDEHVEADAVHEQIAAHDLCGGLVRQEPALAGDVLFGAAAAMALDALFAAHLLDCWAAGGSSLRRTIPAAAFPAVAGASVASPAGAGPSVSGPTRLREAA
- a CDS encoding CDGSH iron-sulfur domain-containing protein translates to MQADDEPTGATITPYEDGPLLVRGDFTLVTPDGQPIDARRRTVALCRCGKSALKPFCDGTHKAVNFRG
- a CDS encoding S1 family peptidase — protein: MRRFATVAAALLLPVGLLAVNPPTASAAGEPAGSSVEASGAAATPDMLAAMRRDLGLTTTEARTRIVKDEKGSRTDAKLRRSLGASYAGGWLDAADGGLVVAVTNKRAADRAKAAGAARTTVVGRSAAQLDRVKAGLDRAARKASAAVPGWYVDVASNTVVVLARGDAAAAEAFVKASKVDKSAVRIVGTTEAPRPLYDVRGGDAYYMGGRCSVGFAVTGGFVTAGHCGTVGTATQGYNRVAQGTFQGSSFPGNDYAWVSTNSNWTPQPWVNNYAGGNVTVAGSTEAAIGAAVCRSGSTTGWHCGTIQAKNQTVNYAEGAVTGMTRTNACAEPGDSGGSWLSGQQAQGVTSGGSGNCTSGGTTYFQPVNEILSRYGLTLRTSGGGGNPPPPPTGCSGYESTYTGSLSSGGQQIQPNGSYYYSASGTHRACLDGPNSADFDLYLQKWSGSGWVQVAGAYTPSGDETLSYNGTAGYYRYQVESYSGSGSYTLGITTP
- a CDS encoding SigB/SigF/SigG family RNA polymerase sigma factor; amino-acid sequence: MFGQTTTTTPPPSDRGLEDLDAAALAYAARIEGLPPERHPEARDDLVRFALPFAGRLARRYRGRGEPLEDLEQVARLGLVNAVDRYDPERGSFTAYAAITIVGEIKRHFRDRTWGVHVPRRLRDLILEVGQATSALTSELSRAPSVAELAKRLETPEEEILAALESAAGYSPASLNAPVGGESSAEFGDLVGESDNALESVDDRVTVTGLLHRLPWRERRILAMRFYGNQTQAEIAARFGISQMHVSRLLSRALTWLRQAMLADAPPPWQNGTAEAETTRTRISVRQNGDRVVVEVGGEVDRDGAAQLRRAMLEAVTGQPSEVVVDLVGAGGFDAGGIAALVAGREAAARTGVPLRLTRVQPAVRRSLTAAGLAPAREG
- the ctaD gene encoding cytochrome c oxidase subunit I; translated protein: MPKRVTTEPGNDRGPAVLAPAHFGGYPGPLRTPVPGNSLRRFLSTTDHKQIGILYLLTSFGFFIVAGLEAMLIRAELARPGLQLLSAEQYNQMFTSHGAVMLLLFATPAAFGFANYLVPIQIGAPDVSFPRLNALAYWLYLFGGLMVIGGFLTSQGSADFGWTAYVPLSTVEHSPGTGANMWITGLVISGLGTILGSVNLIATILTLRAPGMTMFRMPIFTWNMLFVSVLVILVFPLLAAALLALLADRLLDAQVFNPDTGGPMLWQHLFWFFGHPEVYIIALPFFGIITEIIPVFSRKPIFGYTGLVLATIAITVVSMTVWAHHMFATGQVLLPFFSILSYLIAVPTGVKFFNWIGTLWKGQLTFETPMLFAIGFLVTFLFGGLTGVLVASPPVDWHTHDTYFVVGHFHYVLFGTVVFALFGGFYFWWPKMTGRLLDERLGKVHFWTMFLGFHGTFLVHHWLGSEGMPRRYADYLPSDGFTTLNTISSIFSFVLGASTLFFIWNAWKSWRYGAMVTVDDPWGFGNSLEWATTCPPPLRNFDRMPRIRSERPAFDAKYGPLVADLGRDLPQRTTKPPQEFHEELHMEKHRPESPAAGGARGARDAVEYQPAPQSGARPVEVPEPEDVRRPSFADSDAPDEDENPNPLDSDRRPRQTPPRWRHPHSDGGDEPDR